A single genomic interval of Argopecten irradians isolate NY chromosome 8, Ai_NY, whole genome shotgun sequence harbors:
- the LOC138329204 gene encoding uncharacterized protein, with product MAEMNTIPVVDLSRFGTHQAEEASIVVKGLEKVGFLYVDNVDGYNSAKLEECCKWFFGQPTEVKDPITKKIWNKNNRNVYRGYFPIIENQTNRKEGFEFGKDIDWSTAKVSQGNWFYETSVWPKEDGSFPFRQFLEDFYCIMHETAMKILRLAAVGLGLEENAFTDMFSYQPCSTLRILHYPPRSESPPDLARTEGGRYVSTPDHTDSGFVTLLSTFAFAGLEYFSPSEEWIPIEPRPNSLVVNIGDLLSSMVGGRFKATRHRVMDIGVDRFSVPFFLEPNYDREVGYDFIKQRAGEDTSHREKYGPWVIAKMSSKGFYEFVSLPKF from the coding sequence ATGGCAGAGATGAATACAATTCCCGTAGTTGACCTGAGCAGGTTTGGAACACATCAAGCCGAGGAAGCTTCTATTGTAGTAAAAGGTCTTGAAAAGGTTGGTTTCTTGTATGTTGATAATGTCGATGGTTATAACAGCGCAAAGCTGGAGGAATGCTGCAAGTGGTTCTTTGGTCAGCCAACCGAGGTCAAAGATCCAATCACGAAGAAAATTTGGAACAAGAATAACAGAAACGTCTACCGGGGTTATTTTCCCATCATAGAAAACCAGACGAACAGGAAAGAAGGCTTTGAATTCGGTAAAGATATTGACTGGAGTACCGCCAAAGTTTCTCAAGGAAACTGGTTTTACGAAACCTCGGTTTGGCCCAAGGAAGACGGAAGCTTCCCATTCAGACAATTCCTTGAAGACTTTTATTGTATCATGCACGAGACTGCTATGAAGATTCTCCGATTAGCCGCCGTTGGTCTCGGGCTCGAGGAAAACGCATTTACTGACATGTTTTCCTACCAGCCGTGTTCGACGTTGCGTATTCTACACTATCCGCCACGATCGGAATCGCCACCAGATTTGGCGAGGACAGAAGGTGGGCGGTATGTATCAACACCCGATCACACAGACTCCGGATTCGTAACTTTACTTTCTACTTTTGCGTTTGCTGGTTTGGAATATTTTTCACCGAGCGAAGAATGGATACCAATTGAACCCCGACCTAACAGTCTCGTTGTGAACATCGGTGACTTGCTCTCTTCTATGGTTGGTGGCCGATTCAAAGCGACGCGCCACCGTGTTATGGACATTGGAGTCGATCGGTTTTCTGTGCCGTTTTTCCTAGAGCCAAACTACGATAGAGAAGTCGGTTATGATTTCATTAAACAGAGAGCAGGAGAGGACACGAGTCATCGTGAAAAATATGGACCCTGGGTGATCGCAAAAATGTCCAGTAAAGGCTTTTACGAATTCGTTTCTCTCCCAAAGTTTTAA